The following are from one region of the Marinomonas sp. CT5 genome:
- the flgK gene encoding flagellar hook-associated protein FlgK has product MSSSLYSIGLSGLQSSNARINTTGQNTSNVDTEGYSRQRTDTTSSPVGGVVLRDTSRLVDNFVSSQVRTDTSTFSYYDAYQSMISTSDNLLAEDSISLNTYLNKSFDALQTVNNDPTSSSLRQLAHSSLQNLVQQYHVLSGVVSDQEGLVDEQLSSSLEDVNAITSEISNLNGKILKQEGLSISPANELRDQQELLAKNLSKYLDINAQFNDKGLMTIQLANGQPLVMDQYPTKITVRPNPLQPKKIDLAVNFGDYEVGLKTQGLGGSVGGLIDYRSEFSVYADRTLGQHAIALADAMNTQNKKGIDANGEFGQNLFSLGKINVYSSSDNLHKVKNISVKVSDGQSAKITKDTFELTRTDDNHFSIKKFDLNGQSTEKPITFDPSTLAKDSDGYFTIEELGIDLRLADINEIDSDDVFRFTPTEGAAKGLSLFAKNGEALALSAPIAVNTSSDNLSDAKISLTSVTNTNPESSAFSSDGPLYPSAPHEIYFTSPSSYVVRDASGVEIASVSNVTQYTKLLEQAGLSEEAGFDVSVSSKPHRGDVFTMSTDNLGVSDNFNGLALADLQNKSVVAGKATLMKAFSGFISYVGSKTAEIEGHADASKIVMDESVARRDRLSAVSLDEEAVNLLKYQQSYSASAQVVTAARTTFETLLGIMR; this is encoded by the coding sequence ATGAGCTCAAGTTTATATTCAATTGGTTTGTCTGGACTGCAGTCCAGTAATGCCCGTATTAACACTACAGGGCAGAATACATCCAATGTGGATACTGAGGGTTATAGCCGTCAAAGAACGGACACCACTAGTTCACCTGTTGGTGGTGTTGTTCTTCGTGATACGTCTCGACTTGTCGATAATTTTGTAAGTTCACAGGTTCGTACGGATACCTCCACTTTTTCTTATTACGATGCTTATCAGTCGATGATATCCACGTCTGATAATTTGTTGGCTGAAGACAGCATTTCGTTAAACACTTATCTCAATAAATCTTTTGATGCTTTGCAAACAGTTAATAACGACCCAACTTCATCGTCATTACGACAGCTTGCTCACTCAAGCTTGCAAAACTTGGTGCAGCAATATCATGTTCTGTCTGGTGTGGTGAGTGATCAAGAGGGGTTGGTTGATGAGCAGCTGTCTTCTTCTTTAGAGGATGTAAATGCGATTACTTCGGAAATCTCTAATTTGAATGGAAAGATTCTTAAACAAGAAGGTCTATCTATTTCTCCAGCGAATGAGCTTCGTGATCAGCAGGAGCTTTTAGCAAAAAATCTCTCTAAATACTTAGATATTAATGCACAATTTAATGATAAAGGTTTAATGACCATCCAATTGGCAAATGGTCAGCCTTTAGTCATGGATCAATATCCTACAAAAATAACAGTGAGACCAAACCCATTACAGCCGAAAAAAATCGATTTGGCGGTAAATTTTGGCGACTATGAAGTTGGATTAAAAACTCAGGGATTAGGTGGAAGTGTTGGCGGATTAATTGATTATCGTTCGGAGTTTAGTGTGTATGCTGATAGAACTTTAGGGCAGCATGCGATAGCTTTGGCTGATGCAATGAATACCCAGAATAAAAAAGGTATTGATGCTAATGGCGAATTTGGTCAAAATTTATTCTCATTGGGAAAAATTAATGTTTACTCAAGTTCTGACAATCTTCACAAGGTTAAGAATATCTCAGTCAAAGTATCTGATGGTCAGTCAGCTAAAATAACCAAAGACACTTTTGAGTTGACTCGAACTGATGATAATCACTTTTCGATTAAGAAATTTGACCTTAATGGTCAATCTACCGAGAAACCTATTACATTTGATCCGAGTACCTTAGCCAAAGATAGCGATGGCTATTTTACAATAGAAGAGCTGGGCATTGATCTGCGTTTGGCGGATATTAATGAAATAGACAGTGATGACGTGTTTCGTTTTACTCCGACTGAAGGGGCGGCCAAAGGTTTGTCTTTATTTGCAAAAAATGGTGAAGCGTTAGCATTGAGCGCTCCTATTGCTGTGAATACTAGTTCTGATAATTTGTCTGATGCAAAAATTTCTTTAACCTCAGTGACTAATACTAATCCTGAGTCTTCGGCTTTTTCTTCAGATGGGCCGCTTTACCCAAGTGCACCCCATGAAATTTATTTCACATCACCAAGTTCCTATGTTGTTAGGGATGCTTCTGGCGTCGAGATTGCTTCGGTTAGTAATGTTACTCAGTACACTAAATTACTTGAACAAGCAGGGTTATCTGAAGAAGCGGGCTTTGATGTGTCTGTTTCGTCTAAGCCTCACCGAGGTGATGTGTTTACAATGAGTACTGATAATCTTGGTGTGTCTGATAACTTTAATGGTTTAGCATTAGCAGACTTGCAGAATAAGTCTGTTGTGGCTGGGAAAGCCACGTTGATGAAAGCTTTTTCTGGATTTATTTCTTATGTTGGCAGTAAAACGGCCGAAATAGAGGGTCATGCTGATGCCAGTAAAATTGTTATGGATGAAAGTGTGGCACGCAGGGATAGATTGTCAGCAGTTAGTCTTGATGAGGAAGCTGTAAACCTTTTGAAATATCAACAATCTTATTCCGCTTCTGCTCAGGTCGTGACAGCAGCTCGAACAACGTTTGAGACACTGCTTGGGATTATGAGGTAA
- the flgJ gene encoding flagellar assembly peptidoglycan hydrolase FlgJ: protein MNTVPPKQDFFADFSSLTALKTKAQQDPDAALKDVAQQFESIFINMLLKNMRSTNEAIGSDLFSSAQTKQYQEMMDSQMSQSLAKSGGIGLSEALIRQYQTKQQGLFSSPEAKQRGDADFLNQVAKQDLVRIKALAQRASTEFIHSVQQEASDLSAAEQSSAPSAVSVIFDSPDEFVQNLWPHAQRVAAKLGVNPKAILAQAALETGWGKYPIAKEDGAASFNLFGIKADNRWQGDRAVVNTLEFRDGIAKREKAAFRAYNSFSQSFEDYADFLSTSERYKDALESGKDASMFAASLQKGGYATDPKYAEKIDNILSSKWFQKL from the coding sequence ATGAATACTGTTCCACCAAAGCAAGATTTCTTTGCGGATTTTTCAAGTTTAACGGCTTTAAAGACGAAGGCGCAGCAGGATCCTGATGCCGCTCTAAAAGATGTGGCTCAGCAGTTTGAGTCTATTTTTATTAATATGCTGCTGAAAAATATGCGAAGCACTAATGAAGCGATAGGGAGTGATTTGTTCTCCAGTGCTCAAACAAAGCAATACCAAGAGATGATGGATTCTCAGATGTCACAAAGTTTGGCGAAATCTGGTGGGATTGGGTTGTCTGAAGCTTTGATTCGTCAATATCAAACTAAGCAGCAGGGCTTGTTTAGTTCTCCAGAAGCAAAACAACGAGGAGATGCCGATTTCCTGAATCAGGTGGCAAAACAGGACCTTGTTAGAATCAAGGCGTTGGCCCAGCGAGCTTCTACTGAATTTATCCATTCTGTACAACAAGAAGCATCAGACCTTTCTGCTGCTGAACAATCGTCAGCGCCGTCTGCGGTTTCAGTGATTTTTGATTCTCCTGATGAGTTTGTACAGAATTTATGGCCTCATGCTCAGCGAGTGGCGGCTAAGCTTGGTGTTAACCCAAAAGCAATATTGGCACAGGCCGCATTAGAGACGGGTTGGGGAAAATACCCTATTGCGAAGGAAGATGGGGCGGCTAGTTTTAACTTATTTGGTATTAAAGCCGATAACCGCTGGCAAGGTGATCGAGCTGTTGTAAACACATTGGAGTTTAGAGATGGTATAGCAAAACGCGAAAAAGCAGCGTTTCGTGCCTACAATTCTTTTTCTCAGAGTTTTGAAGATTATGCTGATTTCCTTTCAACGAGTGAGCGGTATAAAGATGCCCTTGAATCTGGAAAAGACGCGTCAATGTTTGCCGCTTCTTTGCAAAAAGGGGGATATGCAACGGACCCTAAGTACGCAGAGAAAATTGATAACATTCTTTCTAGTAAATGGTTTCAGAAGTTATAG
- a CDS encoding flagellar basal body P-ring protein FlgI: MKLIALIVLYLLSFSVQAERLKDIASVQGVRENQLFGYGLVIGLNGTGDSTPFTNQSFASMLSRFGVTLPQGVSATSKNIAAVSLTATLPAFSKPGQKIDVTASSIGNASALRGGTLLLSTLKGADGAVYAIAQGNLVVGGLGTNGADGSRTAVNIPTVGRIPNGASVERTVPSSFNTGDTLTFNLNRPDFTTAKQVSDKINNLLGPGVATTLDATSIRVSAPRDPSQRVTYLSILENLDVEVAEEKARIVINSRTGTIIIGQHVKVSPAAITHGSLTVTIKEVPPVAGKDGTVTGGETIISPREGIDIAPDSGHMFVFDPGASLNDIVRAVNQVGAAPGDVMAILEGLKQAGAINADLVVI; the protein is encoded by the coding sequence ATGAAGCTCATAGCACTAATTGTCTTATATTTATTATCTTTTTCTGTTCAGGCTGAACGTCTGAAGGACATTGCTAGTGTTCAAGGGGTTCGAGAAAACCAATTGTTTGGCTATGGTTTGGTTATTGGCCTTAATGGAACGGGTGATAGTACGCCTTTTACAAACCAAAGCTTTGCCAGTATGTTATCCCGCTTCGGCGTGACTTTGCCGCAAGGTGTTAGTGCAACATCGAAAAATATTGCCGCTGTATCATTGACAGCGACCCTGCCTGCCTTTTCTAAGCCTGGCCAAAAAATTGATGTTACGGCTTCTTCTATTGGTAATGCCAGTGCGTTGCGTGGTGGTACGTTGTTATTGTCGACACTAAAAGGTGCCGATGGTGCGGTGTACGCTATTGCGCAAGGTAACTTGGTTGTTGGTGGGTTAGGAACTAATGGAGCGGATGGCTCAAGAACCGCTGTTAATATACCCACAGTTGGCCGTATTCCTAACGGCGCAAGCGTTGAGCGAACGGTTCCGAGTAGTTTTAATACAGGCGACACTTTGACTTTTAATTTAAATCGACCAGATTTTACTACGGCAAAACAAGTATCCGATAAAATTAACAATTTACTCGGTCCTGGTGTCGCTACAACATTGGATGCTACATCAATTCGAGTGTCGGCACCTCGTGATCCTAGTCAGCGTGTTACGTATTTGTCGATTTTAGAGAATTTAGATGTTGAAGTGGCGGAAGAAAAAGCACGTATTGTTATTAACTCGCGAACTGGCACTATTATTATTGGTCAGCATGTTAAGGTCTCACCAGCAGCGATTACTCATGGCAGTTTAACGGTAACCATCAAAGAGGTTCCACCTGTTGCTGGGAAAGATGGAACGGTAACCGGTGGGGAAACTATCATTTCGCCTCGTGAAGGTATTGATATTGCTCCTGATAGTGGACATATGTTTGTTTTTGATCCTGGTGCGTCATTAAATGATATTGTTCGTGCGGTTAATCAGGTGGGCGCGGCTCCTGGTGACGTCATGGCAATTTTGGAAGGCTTAAAGCAAGCTGGCGCAATTAATGCGGACTTAGTGGTGATATAG
- a CDS encoding flagellar basal body L-ring protein FlgH, whose translation MMKIKFAFLVAFSACLSGCLSWDVNVNEQAVANAAAAGAAGALTDAVVDAVTNNNDTEEQTTPEEAPREGYVPNPNDPLNGPKITHSIQSDDPYYAPVYPNGMAPSQAPTGGIYQTGMGDVFFGDQKASKVGDILTINLNETTTSTKANAATVSKSSSATIENPTVLGQELRMDTTLPQQGTDFSGNASANQNNSLSGTISVTVYKAYPNGLLAVRGEKWLRLNQGDEYIRFSGMVRKQDISPDNTVESERVADARITYSGTGDVAAGSEQGWVSRLLNASNMPY comes from the coding sequence ATGATGAAGATTAAGTTTGCTTTTTTGGTTGCTTTTAGCGCTTGCTTGTCGGGCTGCCTTTCTTGGGATGTGAATGTGAATGAGCAAGCGGTTGCTAATGCCGCTGCCGCAGGTGCTGCAGGCGCATTAACGGATGCTGTCGTTGATGCGGTAACCAATAACAATGATACGGAAGAACAGACAACGCCAGAGGAAGCGCCTAGAGAAGGTTATGTTCCTAATCCGAATGACCCATTGAATGGTCCGAAAATTACGCATTCAATACAGTCCGATGACCCCTATTATGCGCCAGTATATCCGAACGGTATGGCTCCTTCCCAAGCTCCAACAGGTGGTATTTATCAGACTGGTATGGGAGACGTGTTTTTTGGCGACCAAAAAGCCAGTAAGGTTGGGGATATTTTGACCATCAACTTGAATGAAACAACAACGTCGACCAAAGCAAATGCGGCCACAGTGTCTAAATCATCATCAGCAACCATTGAAAACCCGACAGTCTTAGGGCAAGAGCTTAGAATGGATACCACGTTGCCGCAGCAAGGAACTGATTTTTCGGGAAATGCGTCGGCTAATCAAAATAACAGTTTAAGTGGAACCATTTCTGTTACTGTTTATAAGGCTTATCCTAATGGGCTGCTTGCTGTGCGTGGTGAGAAATGGCTACGTCTGAATCAAGGGGATGAATACATTCGGTTTTCCGGAATGGTGCGTAAACAAGATATTTCTCCTGATAATACGGTTGAGTCCGAGCGTGTGGCAGACGCAAGAATTACATACTCAGGTACGGGCGACGTGGCAGCTGGAAGTGAACAAGGTTGGGTGAGTCGTTTGCTTAATGCCAGTAACATGCCTTATTAA
- the flgG gene encoding flagellar basal-body rod protein FlgG, producing the protein MNSALWVSKTGLSAMDKQLNVVANNLANVSTTAFKKDRAVFEDLMYKTVRAPGGLSAQNAELPSGLQLGTGVKVGASQKDFSNGDYNMTDRQLDIAIQGKGFLQVLQPDGTIAYTRDGSLQLNSQGQLSTSGGLVVEPGIQIDPDVIEIMIAEDGIVSVRKNGDADAQQVGAINIAGFVNPTGLNSAGQNLFTETNASGPPQVGVPGTDSLGTIGQGMLEASNVNSIEELVNMITTQRAYEMNSKVIASADGMMSFAIQQL; encoded by the coding sequence ATGAATTCAGCATTATGGGTCAGTAAAACCGGTTTAAGTGCCATGGATAAGCAATTGAATGTTGTAGCCAACAACTTGGCAAACGTATCAACAACCGCGTTTAAAAAAGACCGAGCGGTATTCGAAGATCTTATGTATAAAACCGTTCGTGCGCCAGGCGGATTAAGTGCTCAAAATGCAGAGCTGCCATCCGGTCTTCAGCTAGGTACTGGTGTAAAAGTAGGGGCTTCGCAAAAAGACTTCTCAAATGGTGATTACAATATGACGGATAGGCAGCTCGATATTGCTATCCAAGGTAAAGGTTTTTTACAAGTGTTACAGCCAGATGGCACCATTGCTTATACCCGTGATGGTAGTCTTCAATTAAACAGTCAGGGGCAGCTTTCGACATCAGGTGGTTTGGTGGTTGAGCCTGGTATTCAGATTGACCCAGATGTCATTGAAATCATGATTGCGGAAGATGGTATTGTGTCGGTTCGTAAGAATGGTGATGCCGATGCTCAGCAGGTTGGTGCGATTAATATTGCCGGTTTTGTTAACCCAACTGGATTGAATTCAGCAGGGCAGAATTTATTTACAGAGACAAATGCTAGTGGGCCGCCTCAGGTTGGGGTTCCTGGTACAGATTCATTAGGTACGATTGGTCAAGGTATGCTAGAAGCATCAAATGTCAATTCTATTGAAGAATTGGTTAATATGATTACAACGCAAAGAGCGTATGAGATGAATTCTAAAGTGATCGCATCGGCAGATGGCATGATGAGCTTTGCGATACAGCAGCTATAG
- the flgF gene encoding flagellar basal-body rod protein FlgF translates to MDKALYLAMSGGVQTMNAQTIHANNLANVNTTGFRSDFEQARSMQVYGDYYPSRVYAMTENPATRYTQGDMIQTGRNLDVAVAGDGFIAVYDDSGQEAYTRAGDLQINAAGQLVTGRGLPVAGVDGPIFLPPVDSINITEDGSISIVPQGGANNEVAVLNQIKLVNPDKQNLRKEEDGLIHTRDGQPLDINPNVKLASGFIEGSNVNAVEEMTHIMNLARRFEMNVKMMDTIRNNADSSARILQRSS, encoded by the coding sequence GTGGATAAGGCCTTATATTTGGCAATGAGTGGTGGTGTTCAGACCATGAATGCTCAAACAATACACGCTAACAATTTGGCAAACGTAAACACAACAGGCTTCCGTTCTGATTTTGAACAAGCCCGTTCGATGCAGGTATATGGCGACTATTACCCTAGCCGTGTATATGCAATGACAGAAAATCCCGCTACTCGTTACACTCAGGGAGATATGATTCAAACTGGTCGCAATCTTGATGTAGCTGTTGCCGGTGATGGCTTCATTGCCGTTTATGATGACAGTGGGCAAGAAGCGTATACACGAGCTGGAGACTTGCAAATTAATGCCGCAGGGCAACTAGTAACAGGACGAGGTTTGCCTGTTGCCGGAGTAGATGGTCCTATTTTTCTTCCGCCTGTTGATAGTATCAATATCACCGAGGATGGTTCTATTTCTATTGTTCCTCAGGGTGGAGCAAATAATGAAGTAGCGGTTCTTAATCAAATTAAGCTAGTGAATCCAGATAAACAGAATTTACGCAAAGAAGAAGATGGATTGATTCATACACGCGATGGCCAACCGCTGGATATAAACCCAAATGTTAAACTAGCAAGTGGTTTTATAGAGGGAAGTAATGTTAATGCCGTTGAAGAGATGACACACATTATGAACCTAGCTCGTCGTTTTGAAATGAATGTGAAGATGATGGATACCATTCGCAATAACGCCGATTCTTCCGCTCGAATACTGCAGCGCTCATCTTAA
- a CDS encoding flagellar hook-basal body complex protein — translation MGFNTALSGIKASADYLSVTGNNIANADTTGFKKSRIEFDDLYNTSVLGAGSGNSIGSGVSVSKVSQEFAPGNLSYTDNNLDLAVDGSGFFVLDAGVSQTYTRAGNFKLDESGFLVTNTGSHVQGFNAVDNVVGGNLEDLKIPTDRIAPEATTSMELKVNLNSDNKDVPAYIKADFDPTNPDSYNYTQTQGAVDANGRTHVVTYYYSKSELPNTYQVHVTVDGNLTDDTGVPFMGETYATYNTSEGGVDYNGDGILEQPNQLLYLGAAKPGAADIAAMTQAPITINGTLGGVAITSTLAPTEVRDNSSVARDEFDPLNVDSYNYGNTRTVYDSVGGAHTLGYYFIKQGENNDYELRVTLDGKETYTDPLTGNETRFLKENTSVGFDAAGNLRGTYRGLPPYDVPQPINLEITGIDPSNRGKVTPLDLFGSTQFALENTDTFDQDGFAAGELQGVSFDEDGLLVATYSNQQTATLGQIALANFDSTDGLIPNGHTGWLASKGSGPADIGRPNSGTLGRIQGGALEESNVDLTAELVALIEAQRNYQANSKTLETENTVTQTIINLR, via the coding sequence ATGGGATTCAATACTGCACTATCTGGCATTAAAGCGTCTGCCGATTATTTAAGTGTTACCGGTAATAATATTGCCAACGCCGACACGACAGGCTTTAAAAAGTCTCGCATTGAATTTGATGACCTTTATAACACTAGTGTGTTAGGTGCCGGAAGTGGCAACAGCATTGGTTCTGGTGTGAGTGTTAGTAAAGTGTCGCAAGAGTTTGCACCAGGGAACTTATCTTATACTGATAACAATCTTGATTTGGCGGTTGATGGATCAGGATTTTTTGTGTTGGACGCTGGAGTTTCTCAGACCTACACAAGAGCAGGGAATTTTAAGCTGGATGAGAGTGGCTTTTTGGTAACAAATACAGGAAGCCATGTTCAGGGGTTTAATGCGGTAGATAATGTTGTAGGCGGGAATTTAGAAGATTTAAAAATTCCGACGGATCGAATTGCACCAGAGGCAACAACGTCCATGGAATTGAAGGTGAATTTGAACTCAGACAATAAAGATGTTCCTGCTTACATTAAGGCTGACTTTGATCCAACCAACCCCGATTCCTACAATTATACTCAAACACAAGGTGCTGTTGATGCGAATGGTCGAACTCACGTTGTGACTTATTATTATTCGAAGAGTGAATTGCCAAATACCTATCAAGTTCATGTTACGGTGGATGGTAATTTAACCGATGATACTGGTGTCCCGTTTATGGGGGAAACCTACGCCACTTATAATACGTCTGAGGGTGGTGTGGATTATAACGGTGACGGTATTCTTGAGCAGCCGAATCAGCTTCTTTATCTTGGTGCTGCAAAACCTGGTGCCGCAGATATTGCTGCAATGACGCAAGCCCCCATAACTATCAATGGTACGCTAGGCGGAGTGGCTATTACTTCAACGCTTGCTCCTACTGAAGTTCGTGATAACAGCTCTGTTGCTCGTGATGAATTTGACCCTTTAAATGTTGATTCTTACAACTATGGTAATACTCGAACAGTATATGACTCTGTGGGTGGTGCGCATACTTTAGGTTATTACTTCATTAAGCAGGGTGAAAATAATGATTATGAGTTGCGTGTTACTTTGGATGGCAAAGAAACTTACACAGACCCATTGACCGGAAATGAAACTCGCTTTTTGAAAGAAAATACATCAGTAGGTTTTGATGCTGCTGGTAACTTGCGTGGAACATATCGCGGTTTACCTCCTTATGATGTCCCTCAGCCAATCAATTTAGAAATAACGGGGATTGATCCATCCAATCGAGGTAAGGTTACACCTTTAGACTTATTTGGATCGACTCAATTCGCTTTAGAAAATACCGATACTTTTGATCAAGACGGTTTTGCTGCTGGCGAGCTTCAGGGGGTTTCTTTTGATGAGGATGGTTTGTTGGTGGCAACCTATTCTAATCAACAAACGGCAACACTTGGCCAGATAGCGTTGGCAAACTTTGATAGTACCGACGGTCTTATTCCTAATGGTCACACTGGCTGGCTAGCTAGTAAAGGTTCTGGACCAGCTGATATTGGTCGTCCAAATAGTGGTACCTTGGGACGAATTCAAGGTGGTGCATTAGAAGAATCAAATGTTGATCTAACCGCTGAATTGGTTGCTCTGATTGAGGCTCAGCGGAATTATCAAGCAAATAGTAAAACATTAGAAACCGAAAATACGGTCACTCAAACGATTATAAATTTACGTTAA
- a CDS encoding flagellar hook capping FlgD N-terminal domain-containing protein → MANISDTKGLSGLISQYGTDAAKSKAGIEKPEVAKDEAALADQNVFLKLYIEQLKGQDPTAPQDTNDMVAQMSQFSSLERLTSISDQLENMATSLTSNQALSASTLVGKSILLDGNKTNVTDNVEGVQVRAVIPENSQSASLKIFDADNRLVRTVPLDSGEYKWDKLDDDGNILPSGEYRFAASSTDEKGEVSTASIQLPARIQGVTINGENGTVLNVENHGKIKLTNELEILG, encoded by the coding sequence ATGGCAAATATATCTGATACGAAAGGCTTAAGTGGATTAATTTCCCAGTATGGAACGGATGCTGCAAAGTCGAAAGCTGGAATTGAAAAACCTGAAGTTGCAAAAGATGAGGCCGCTTTAGCAGACCAGAATGTCTTTTTGAAGCTCTATATTGAGCAGCTTAAAGGGCAAGATCCAACAGCTCCTCAAGATACGAATGACATGGTGGCTCAAATGTCACAGTTTAGTTCGTTAGAGCGATTGACCAGTATTTCTGATCAACTGGAAAATATGGCAACGTCATTGACGTCTAACCAAGCACTTAGTGCTTCTACTCTGGTTGGTAAGTCTATTTTATTAGATGGTAATAAGACTAATGTGACTGACAATGTAGAGGGTGTACAAGTTAGAGCTGTTATACCTGAAAATTCACAGTCGGCGTCGTTAAAAATATTTGATGCAGATAATCGTCTTGTTCGTACTGTGCCTTTAGATTCCGGCGAGTATAAATGGGATAAGTTGGATGATGACGGAAATATATTGCCGTCTGGGGAATATCGTTTTGCCGCCTCATCAACGGATGAAAAAGGTGAGGTTTCGACAGCAAGTATTCAGCTGCCAGCGCGGATTCAAGGTGTCACCATCAATGGTGAAAATGGCACTGTGTTGAATGTAGAAAACCACGGCAAAATCAAACTCACGAATGAATTAGAAATATTAGGGTGA
- the flgC gene encoding flagellar basal body rod protein FlgC, which yields MSLSNIFTISGSAMSAQTVRLNTVASNMANVDSAASSADQTYRARKPVFSKMMNDSMRQYGWGNATIDNSGAGIGVKVDGIVESDAPLQPRYEPDHPMANEDGYVFYPNVNPIEEMADMMSASRSFQTNVEIMNSAKSMMQKMLTLGQS from the coding sequence ATGTCATTGAGTAATATTTTCACTATATCAGGATCTGCAATGAGCGCCCAAACCGTACGTTTAAATACGGTCGCGAGTAATATGGCGAATGTTGACAGTGCGGCTAGTTCAGCGGATCAAACTTATCGTGCGCGCAAGCCTGTGTTTTCAAAAATGATGAATGACAGCATGCGTCAATATGGTTGGGGGAATGCAACCATCGATAATAGTGGTGCTGGTATTGGTGTGAAAGTGGATGGCATTGTGGAGTCTGATGCTCCATTGCAACCAAGATATGAGCCGGATCATCCTATGGCAAATGAAGATGGTTATGTGTTTTATCCAAACGTAAACCCAATTGAAGAGATGGCCGATATGATGTCAGCTTCTCGATCTTTTCAGACGAATGTAGAAATTATGAACTCAGCAAAAAGTATGATGCAGAAAATGCTCACGCTTGGGCAGTCATAG
- the flgB gene encoding flagellar basal body rod protein FlgB: MAISFASAFAGHDKTLEFRSARAAVLANNIANADTPNFKARDISFDSYLNKEQSRLQLAETNPRHIHAEGFAGEPDGLLYRNASQPSLDGNTVDMQREQAEFAQNSLQFDTSFMFLDRKINGMKKALAGN, translated from the coding sequence ATGGCTATATCTTTCGCAAGTGCATTTGCAGGACATGATAAAACGTTAGAGTTTAGAAGTGCTAGAGCGGCTGTCCTTGCAAACAATATTGCTAACGCTGATACACCAAATTTTAAGGCGAGAGATATTTCATTTGATTCCTATTTGAATAAAGAGCAAAGCCGATTGCAACTAGCTGAAACGAATCCTCGTCACATTCACGCAGAAGGTTTTGCTGGTGAACCAGATGGGTTGCTATATCGAAATGCTAGTCAACCATCATTGGATGGAAACACGGTAGATATGCAAAGAGAACAAGCTGAATTTGCTCAGAACTCTCTTCAGTTTGATACGAGTTTTATGTTTTTGGACCGAAAAATTAACGGTATGAAAAAAGCGCTTGCTGGGAATTAA
- a CDS encoding protein-glutamate O-methyltransferase CheR, producing the protein MLSSTNAITPNGYVRFRDYLQKVCGISLSDNKQYLVASRLGKILEREGFSKIEQLVDALERLGGSKLKEEVINAMTTNETLWFRDSHPFTILRDKVLPEMKVSPLRIWSAASSTGQEPYSISMVIEEFKSSRPGVLKAGEKIIATDICTNILQHAKQGEYDSLAIARGLGADLQRRYFDKVNDQTWKIKPNLSSRVEFKYLNLIDSFSMLGKFDVIFCRNVLIYFTVDLKLDILKRMHASLKPGGYLFLGGSEALSGLSDYFEIVQCHPGIVYKAKAL; encoded by the coding sequence ATGCTCAGTAGTACAAATGCAATTACACCTAATGGCTATGTTAGGTTTCGAGATTATCTACAGAAGGTTTGTGGAATCTCATTAAGTGACAATAAGCAATATTTGGTTGCGAGTCGCCTTGGTAAAATTTTAGAGAGAGAGGGGTTCTCTAAAATTGAGCAATTGGTAGACGCATTAGAGCGGTTAGGTGGTTCTAAGTTAAAAGAAGAAGTCATTAATGCAATGACAACGAATGAAACGCTTTGGTTTAGAGATTCTCATCCCTTTACAATTTTAAGAGATAAAGTTTTACCAGAGATGAAGGTTTCACCGTTAAGGATTTGGTCTGCAGCTTCTTCTACAGGTCAAGAGCCTTATTCTATTAGTATGGTTATTGAGGAGTTTAAGTCTTCTCGTCCTGGTGTTTTAAAAGCGGGTGAGAAGATAATAGCGACGGATATTTGTACAAATATTCTCCAGCATGCCAAGCAGGGAGAGTACGATAGTTTAGCCATCGCTCGTGGACTTGGAGCGGACTTACAGCGTCGCTACTTTGATAAAGTAAATGATCAGACTTGGAAGATTAAGCCAAACTTGAGTTCTCGTGTTGAGTTTAAATATTTGAACTTAATCGACTCTTTTTCAATGTTAGGCAAGTTCGATGTTATTTTTTGCAGAAATGTACTGATTTATTTTACTGTGGATCTAAAGTTAGACATTCTCAAAAGAATGCATGCTTCATTGAAGCCTGGGGGCTACTTGTTTTTAGGTGGTTCAGAGGCTTTGAGTGGATTGTCTGATTATTTTGAAATTGTTCAATGTCACCCGGGAATAGTCTATAAAGCAAAAGCTTTGTAA